The Brassica napus cultivar Da-Ae unplaced genomic scaffold, Da-Ae ScsIHWf_724;HRSCAF=1049, whole genome shotgun sequence genome segment GAGGAAGTTTTGAAAGATCCTGTCTTCGGTCCGCTTCTGGCAATCATAGAGAACAAGCTCATCTACTCAGGGAAGATCATTCATAGCTTCATATGCAAGCAACTCAAGGTTTCGAAGCTTCACGAGCTGTGGTTTCTATTTGCTAAGAGGCCTCTTAGGTTCTCTGCGCAAGAATTTCATGCTGTGACAGGATTGAAGTTCAAAGATGAACCTGACATAAACTTCAATGATTGGAAGGATGATAAGGGGTTCTGGAGCAATGTGCTGAGGAAAAATAGAAAGGTCAACTTATCGATGATAAAGACGAAGCTTCTTAACGAATGCAACAAGTGGACGTATGTGGACAGGGTTAGGCTAGTGTATCTGTGCGTCATTCATGGATTCCTCATAGCTAAGGATTCAAGAGTGTTTATCCCACATGAATACATCCGTTTGGTGATGGATTTTGAGAAGATGAGGATGTATCCATGGGGTCTTCACGCATATGACGAGCTGCTTGCATCAATACTCAAAGCAAGGAAAGATTTACATCTGAAGAACAGTTACGTGTTGGATGGATTCTCCTATGCGTTTCAGATATGGGTTATGGAGGCAATCCCAGACATTGGTAGTATGGTGGGTAAGAAGATCAAAAAGAACATGACCAAAGTGAGATGTAGGAATTGGAAAGGAAGTGGGAAAGTTTCCTACGCAGATATCAGCAGCCTAGAGTCCCACTTTAATAaggtaataatttttaaaaaattatattcggTTCAGTTAACAAACAATTTAACTCACTCTGTTGGCGTTTGTTCTTGTCAGGGAGAACTGTTCCCATTTATATCTGCTACTGGGAACAATGATGTGGTTGATAGCACTGAGTTCTATAGGGAAGATGAGAAGATAGATGAAAGAATTGGTCGCATTGTTACTCTTCTCAATGCCAAACAAGATTGGACAGATTTCGTATGGGAAGTCGAGGCTTTGCCTCCAACTTTAGAGCTTTCTGATTCAGAGACTGATGGAGAGAATGTTGAAGTCGAAGATGTCACAGATACTCATGTTGACGAACCGGCTGTTGTTGCAAGAAGGGGAAAGCGTAAGCTAAATGATCCTGGTGCGGAGGCTCGAAAGAAAGAACTGCTTTGTCAACGGGCAGCTGAACATAACAGTGGTATCTCCAGTGGAATGAAGACTTTCATTGAAGGTTTGTTCACCTCTGCTTTCAACTCTTTCAAGGACGTGGTGCAGAATGACATCCAAGAGCGTTTTGAGAAGGTCCAAAAAGAGATGGCTGAGCTCAAGCAAGCGGTGTCACAGATTCCGGGTCCTTCTGCTACAATGGGAAAAGACAGAGCATCTGAGATTCCATGTCCTTCAGCAACGATGGGAAAATCATCACAGAGTCCGTGTCTTGCAGGAACAAAGGAAAAAGGCAAAGGCAAGGTTGATGAGAGTGTGGTTCCTGCTACGGTTCGTCGTAGCCCTCGGCAAGGAAGAAAGGTAACCATAAAATGAAGCTTTGTAATATGTCGGACTGTCTTATGTTGTAATTTTCTCTTAACTCTTTTGTAATGTCATTGTTGTTTGCTTGTAATATCGGCTTGTTGGAAATCGGCTTGTAATGTATTTTGGTGTTTGCTATGAACTGAACTTATGACTATGAAATGTTTTCTCTGTAATGTCATAGTCTCTCGACTCTTTTAATGTCATTGTCTCTCGACAGTTTTGGCTAATATGTTGTGTTTGGTTTCATTAACAGGAGATTGAAACTGAAACTGATGATATGATGGATTTTTTGAAGAATTTGTCACAATCATCTACCCATGGAGAACCTTCATCAATAAAGAAGAAATGAGCACCCAAGAGTATTTACAAGACGCCATGGGGAACCTTTCTCAAGTATCACATGTTAAAGGTTTCGATCCCTCACAAAAAACGAGTGATGAAGAAGCACCTAAGTGGGTTACTCCAGTATCATCCTTCAAGCCTGTAGATTGGAGAACACCCACTCTCAAAGATATGGAATTACATGACGACCGGGTGAACGACGATGATTACTCATTAGTGTTTGTCCATGAGGATTCATGGGCTAAACTGATTCATTGGTGCTCAACTACCAAACAGTAAGTCTATGCGTTCCCTCTATGTTATAAATTctacaaatttttaattaaatgttgCATCGCAGGCACCTTAAAATTGGACCTTCTATGTACACAACTGAGTTAGCAGAACGTATTATGGGACCTGCAGTGTGGCTGCAAAATCAAGTATGATTTACATTACTCTGCACGCCTACTTACTGTTCTTCGTCTTAACACATCACATCAACTCACTCTGtttgtatcatattttataGGAAATTGATGCTGTGCTCTTCTTATTTCGCGAGAGGACTTCTTTGAGACGATGGAACCCGTCCAAAGTAGCTTTCATGAGCTGCATATTCAGTAATCAAATGAAGAATTCTTACACTGAGttcaag includes the following:
- the LOC125605209 gene encoding uncharacterized protein LOC125605209, which codes for MAYEFPQRILEEGIETQIDKINNTCRRTILEEVKGVLNTEYEEVLKDPVFGPLLAIIENKLIYSGKIIHSFICKQLKVSKLHELWFLFAKRPLRFSAQEFHAVTGLKFKDEPDINFNDWKDDKGFWSNVLRKNRKVNLSMIKTKLLNECNKWTYVDRVRLVYLCVIHGFLIAKDSRVFIPHEYIRLVMDFEKMRMYPWGLHAYDELLASILKARKDLHLKNSYVLDGFSYAFQIWVMEAIPDIGSMVGKKIKKNMTKVRCRNWKGSGKVSYADISSLESHFNKGELFPFISATGNNDVVDSTEFYREDEKIDERIGRIVTLLNAKQDWTDFVWEVEALPPTLELSDSETDGENVEVEDVTDTHVDEPAVVARRGKRKLNDPGAEARKKELLCQRAAEHNSGISSGMKTFIEGLFTSAFNSFKDVVQNDIQERFEKVQKEMAELKQAVSQIPGPSATMGKDRASEIPCPSATMGKSSQSPCLAGTKEKGKGKVDESVVPATVRRSPRQGRKVTIK
- the LOC125605208 gene encoding uncharacterized protein LOC125605208 — translated: MGNLSQVSHVKGFDPSQKTSDEEAPKWVTPVSSFKPVDWRTPTLKDMELHDDRVNDDDYSLVFVHEDSWAKLIHWCSTTKQHLKIGPSMYTTELAERIMGPAVWLQNQEIDAVLFLFRERTSLRRWNPSKVAFMSCIFSNQMKNSYTEFKKDKKNSG